The Polyangium mundeleinium genome contains the following window.
GCCGGGTGAGGTGGAGATCAAGGGCGGGGGCAGGAGCCCTCGAAGACCGAGGGTCGAAATCGTCCCATTGCACGAACTCGTCAAGCCTGAAACGTCGCAGTTCAGCGCTTCCGCGACCAGATTTCGAGCTTCTTCCAGGCGCCGTGGCTCCTGCGCTCGACGAGCAGCTCGAAGCCCTGGAGCAGCGCGGTGGGCTTCTGTTCGTAACATTGTTTTTCGAGGATCACGTATTCGGCGGCCGGAATCAGCCGCTCCGCGGCCTCCTTCGTGGCGGCCTCGGCCTCGGGCGCCGGGAAGTCGAGCGCCTTCGGGCCATACGGCAAGATGTGCAGGTCGTTCACGTGATACAGCCCGCGCGGCGGCGCGTCCTTCGTGCAGCCGAGGAGGAGGGCCGCGTCGTGGAAGGGGGCCGTGATCGGGGTGTCCGTCACGCGGCCGAGGACGCCGCCCTCGATCACGCGGCGCTCGGCGAGCCCGCTCTGCGCGAATTCCCAGAACAGGATGTCGGCCGCGATCGAGTTCGAGCCGTCGCTCTCTTTTTCGGGCGCGACGAACGCGTGCGTGACGCCGAGCTCGCGGAGGCGCTTGCGTACGCCCTCGGGGGAGCCGGCGCGGCCGTATTCGATGCCGAATTGCCAGAGGTAATTGTCGAGCACCGTGCGATGGCCCGTGCCGAGGTGGCCATGGTGCACGTGCATGAGGTGGAGGAGCAGGCGGGATCCCGGCGGGACCTCGGCGCCGATCGTCTGGAAGCGCGCCTGGACGGCGAAACGCTCCGTGTATTTTTGATCGAACCCGCCGCTCACGAGGTCGATCACCTGCTTCGGCGGTGATTTCGCGTGGACGTGCGTCTGGATGAAATACACGTCGCCGCCCCAGACGACCTGCAATCCCACGAGCCCGAAGAGCGCGGCCCGCGTGGGACGGCCGAACGAGCGATACAGCGAGAGCAAGAGCACCGCCGTGACGGCCGTCATCAGCGGGAGTTGTCCCTGGAGGTAACGGTCCTGGTGGTGGACGGAGTACCACGCGAAGATCGCCACGTGGATCCACGCGACGAGGAACCACACGCGCCTGTCCACGCGCACGAGGAGCAAGGCCGGCAGGAGGAGCGTGAAGAGCGAGCCGAAGACGGGGACGTCGCCGTGGAATTTCCCCCAGTCGTTCGGGAGAAACGAGAAGAGCCAGAGCGAGCTCGCCGTCTCGGCGAGGCCCGCGAGGTCCCGCGTCGGCGCCCACATCTTCCCTTCGAGATACCCGTACTGGAATCGATACGCGGCGTCCTCGGAGAAGGGGTGCAGGTTCAGGAAGCGATGCGAGAGGGGATAAACAGGGTCGCCATAAAAGACGAAGTTCTTCAGCCAGAGCGGCGAGGTGGCGACGAGGGCGGCGAGGCCAAAGACGAGCGGGCCGAGGAGGGCGCGGCGATTGCTCCGGGCCGCGCGGATCGACTGGACGAGGAGGGCGAGCGCCGGGAAGGGGACCAGCATGATCGCCACGGTCTCCTTCGTGAGCGCCGCGCCGGCCGCGAGGACGCCGAGCAGCGCGGCGCGGCGCGGATCGAAATCGCGGAGGACGCGGAACGTGCAGAGCGCGATCGGGACCGCAACCATGGCCCCGAGGTGATCGGCCCCGCCGCTGACGGAGCTGTCGTAGAGCAGGACGCCCGGGAAGAGGAAACGGACGGCCCAGATCCAGCGAGGATCGGCGCCCCGGACGAGGCGCCTCACGAGCGCGGGGATGCCGACGACGGTGGTGAACAGAAAGGCCGCGAATTCGAGGTGGGCCGCGAGGACCATCCGGTCGAAGAGGCGGGCTTTGGGCAAGAGAAAGGCCCAGGTGTAGAGATACGAGCTGAAATGCGGGCGCGCCGAGAAGACCCAGCCCTCGGCCGAAGGGTGGATGCCGCCGTGGAGCACGTAATCCTCGGCGATCGCCATGTGCTTCCACCGCGCGTCGAACTGGACGTTTTGCGGGGTGAGGACGTTGACATACAAGAGCCCGAGCCCGAGGCAGCCGAACGCGAGCGCGAGGATCGCCCCTGTTCCAAGGCGCGGCGCGCGCCGCGAGGCCCGCGAAAGGACACGGCGCACGTGCGCGAGGTGGCGCGCGAGGGGGACGGAGACGGCGGCGAGCAGGCCGAGCGGGAGGGCGAAAAAGGTGGGCGCTCGATAGAGCTGGAAGATCCCGGCGAGGAAGACGAGGATTTCGTAGCCGAAGACGCCGACGGCGAAGGCCGTGATCGCGTGTTCGAGGAGCGGGAGCCGGAGGCCGAGGGCGCGCCGGACGAGGACGTGGCCGAGGCCGTAGGCGCCGGCGAGGACGACGAGCACGCCGAGCCACATGCCGGCGTAATGCCAGACGAGCCATTGCTGGATCGGGTAATGCGCGTGGACGACCTTGCCGAAGTAGGCCATCCCGGCGAGGAGGACGAGGGCTACGGCGGCGCTGCCGAGGCGCCCCCCCGCGCGGCCCTGGATCCGAGCCTCTCCCGATTCCATGGAGGGCGAGGGCGTAGCTGCCTCGGGAGACGGCGTCAAGCGGGGCTCACCGTCGATAGGGGGTCACGTAGCCTTCGCGGCGCAAGGTGTGCGTGGCGAGGAAACGGCGCAGGAGCGAGAGCGGGGGGAGGAGGCGCGTGGGGTCGTCCGCGAGGCTCCGCATCTCGCCCGGATCGGAGGCGAGATCATAAAGTTCCAGGGTGCGGCTGCGATCGTCGACCGTGACCTTGGTCCCGTCGCGCAGGACGAGGGCGCGCTTCATGCGGGTCTCGGCGAGGATCGGGCGCGTGAGCGTGGGGCTCTCGCCGCGCAGGAACGGCACGAGGCTCTGGCCGAGGAAGGTGCCGGGCGTCTCGACGCCGAAGAGGTCGAGCATCGTCGGGCCGAGGTCGACGAGCGTGACGGGCTCGTCGACGACGCGCGGCGTGAGGCCTTTGGCCTGGACGAGGAGGGGGACCCGCAAGAGCTCGTCGTAGAGGGAGTTCGCGTGGCGGTACTGGCCATGCTCGCCGAAGGCCTCGCCGTGGTCGCTCGTGATCACGAAGGCGGCGCGGTCCGCGAGCGGAGAGGCCGCGATCATGCGGACGACGCGGCCGATTTCGGCGTCGACGAGGGCGAGCTCGCCGAGGTACCGATCGAGCTCGGGGCCGCTTCCGCCGGCGAGGTCGTAGGGGGCGTGGGCGTCGAGGAAATGGATGTACAGGAACAAGGGCTCGCCGCGCGTGGCCGCGAGGCGGCGGAGGGCCGCGTCGACGAGGTGCTTTCCGAGGGTGAAATGGTTGCCGACGGGGCGGACGAAGGTCTCTTCGGAAAACCCCCGCACGATGCCATACCGATTCACGAGCCAGGGGGCGCCGGCGAAGGTGACGGTGGTGACGCCACGGGCGCGGAGGAGCTCGGGGAAACGCGGGGTGGGGTCGTTCTCGGGCCAGAGGCCGTGGACGTCGCCGGTCGAAGGGGTCCAGTATTGCTGTGAGAAGTAGGTGCCGGCGAAGAGCGCCGAGAGGCTGTAGACGGTCTGCGCGCCGGGGGAGCGCCCATTGCGGAAATACACGCCCTGCCGGCGGAGGGAGGCGAGGGTGGGGAGTTTTTCGTCGTACTTGCCGGACGCGAGGAGGTCGTTTCGGAGGCAATCGATGCTGAAGAGGAAAACGACGGGGCTTGCAGGCAGCACCGAGGGCGCGCTGGGCGGTACGGGCGGCGCGTCCTTGCGGTCGGCGAACCACGGGGCCATTTCGGGGGGCACGGGGGCGTCGTCGACGATCGCGTCCTCGTGGAGGGGCCCGAGGAAAGGCGGGAGCAGGGATCCGGTCGGGCTTTGCAGGGCCAAGGCGACGGTGGGGCGCGGGGCGATGACGAGCGAGGCGGCCGCGGCGAGCGAGGCGATGGCGAGGAAGGGGGCGCGGAGAGGGCGCAGGCGGGCGACGAACGGGGCGAGGCGCGCGGGCAAGGCGGCGCCGGCGAGGGCGGCGGCGAAGAGGGCCGCGGCGGCGAAAGCGACGAAGAGGCGCGCGCCGGCATAATCGCCCTGGAGGAGGACGGGGTTCGCCGAGAGGAGCGCGGCGGCGGCGGCGAGGGCGACCCAGCGGAGATAGGGGCGCGCGGCGAGGCGGCCGAGCAGGACGGCGAGCGGGACGGTGAGCGCGAGGAGGCCGACGGCGAGGATGAGCAGCGCCGTCTCGACCCAGGCCGCATGGCCCGAGGCGTGGCGCTCGGCGGCCGTCGCGAGGTCCGAGGGCAAGACGAGGGCGCCGAGGGCGAGGGAGAGCACGACGAACACGGCGGCGGACGTGCGGCGGCGCGTGTGGCCAAAACGAACGTACAGGCCCACGAGGCCGGCCCCGGCGAGGCCGAGGGCGAGGAAATGGCCCGTGTCGAAGGCGTGATGCAGGACGCGCGTGAGGAGGCGCGGCGGCAAGCGGAAGGACCGCGTGATGGTGATCGCATTCGTGATGGCCGCGGTGATCCAGGCGAGGAGGATCGCGTCGGGGCCGGAGACGGAAGCCCCGGGGGGCTGGTTTTCGTTCACGTTCGGGCTCTACATCCGCCAGAGCGCGCCGAGATTGATTTCGATGGCTTCGAAGGGCTCGAGCCGTTCACGCACGTCGCCCTCGTACACGTCGACCAGCAAATACCCTTCACCGGTGAGCCGATACACTTCGACCGCCCGCGCACCAGGATCCACGAACCAGAGGTGCCCGACGCGCTCGCGTTGGTAAATTCGCCTTTTCTTCCCGCGGTCCGTGGACAGGTTGTCCGGTGAGAGGACCTCGCATACCCAGTCGGGCGTGATCGTGCACGCCGCGACGTCGGGCATCTCGGGCACACGCTCCCGTCGCCAGCCAGCCAGGTCCGGCACGAGCTTGTCCGGTCGCGGACCGAGGTGCAGTTCGGGTTCGAACACGATGAACCATCCCCCCGGAGGCTCATCCTCGGGCGGATCGAAGGCACGCAGCGAACGCGTGAGTACGGACGACGCACGTGAATGTCGCATTCGCGGTCGCGGCTGCACGTGGAGCTCGCCGTCGATGATCTCGGCGATCTGTCCCTCCGGCACCGCTTCGAACGCCGCCTCGACCTCGGGCGCGTTCCGTTCGTCATCCTCCAGCTTGCGCGCCGGCAAGGCGTTCATGGCTTGATCTTACCACATCCGGAGCCAAGGGGGAGCGCCCCGTTCACGCCGTCGAGCGCCTCGGCTTCTCGGGTTCGTCTCCGAACGGCGGCGGCGCCAGATACCACCCGACAAACCCCATCGCCGCCACGCCCACGTAGATCACCAGGAACACCACGAGGCCGTAGATCAAGCCCGCGTCCGCGGTGTGGCCGAGCGCCGGGAAGACCTCTGAAAAGAAGAGCTCGCGCACGCCGAGGCCCGAGACCGAGATCGGCAGGAGGCCGAGCAAGCTCGCGACCGCGAGCAGGCCGACGACGTCGTAGAAGGCCAGGTCGAAGTGCAGCGATTGCGCGATCAGATAGCCCTGGAGGTAATTCACGCCGAACGCGAGGAGCGTGAGCACGACCGCGGACGCGAGGTGCCGCGGGCGCTGGGCGCGCAGGGCCAAAAGAAAACGATCAAATCCCTCGCCCGTGGGGTGGCCGGGCATTTTCTTGTAAAGCGCCCGCATCGCCGTTTGCGCGAACGAGGGCACGAAGAGGACGAGCGGGCCGAGCGTCGTGAGCAGCACGCCCGCCCACGTGAAGAGCGCGAGATCCCCGACGACGACCGAGCTCCATCGCGCCACGCCCACCGCCACGAACGCGACGAGCACGTAGAGGTCGCAGAGCCGGTCGACCACGACGACCGCGATCCCTTCGGAATAAGGCATGCCGAGGTCGTGGCGGAAGTATTGCGCGCGAAGGACGTCGCCCACACGGCCCGGCGTGAACATGCCGACGAAGACCGACGAGAGGAAGCCGAGCCAGGCGCGCTTGCGCGGGTAGTCGTAGCCGCGCGCCGAGAGGAGGACGTCGGAGCGGATGATCTTGAGCCAGTAGCTCGCCGCGTTCAGCGCAAATGCGAGCGCGAGCGGCAGGAGCGAGGCCCCTGCGAGCGCATCCCACGCCGCGCGCGTGTCGCGCATGCGCAGGAGCACGACCACGAGCAGGACCGGGCCCACGAGGCGGACGGCGAGCCGCACGAGCGAGCGCGGCGCGGCTTGTTTCGTGGGCTCGTTCGGGGAGGGGTCGCTCACGGGCGCCTCGGTCTCTCGCACGAAGCGGCGCCTGTCAAGCCTACCGGAGCGAGTCCGTGATCACCTTGAAGCGGCGCTCCGCCATGATCGCGTCGTCGTCCGAGCGCTGGATCAGCACGGAGATGATGAGCTTGTTCTTGCGCAGGACGTAGATCTCGGTCTGCATCGACTCCTTCGCGAGCGTGAACTCGAGCCGCGTCCCCTCGGCGTTTTCGCCCCGCAGGCGCCTGTGCACGGTGCTGCCGCTGCCCGGGTGAAACTGGCCGCCGCGCGAGCGCATCTCCTTCTCGATCCCATCCACGAGCGACTGGCGCAGCGTCGCGGGATCGACGTCCACCGTATAGATCTGGATCATCAGGAACGTCGAATCGGCCGCCTCGACGGTGATGCTCGAAACGCCCGTGGATCGCTCCTCCTCCAGGGTCATTTCTTTCGGATACCGGAAGGAGACCCCGTTCCCCTCGTAATGCAAGACCTGCTTCGAGCGGATCGTGGCCTCGATGCGCTCGCCGCCGATCTGCACCTCGAAAGGTTTGCCGTCGGCCACGGAGTAGACCTTGCCCCCGATCAAAAGCTCGAACTGGTCGCCAGGGCTCGCGACGTCGGGCCCGATCGGCTCGCCGCTCGGCTCGATCGCCGCGACGGCGACCGTGGGCGACGCGCCGGCCGGGCTCTCCGCAGGCTTGGCTGGCGCGCAGGCGGCGACGAAGAGGCCCAGGAAGGTGAGAATGGCAGGACGCGCGTGGGCCCACATCGGTCCCTACTGACCTTTTTTCCGCGCGTGCGTCAAGCATCGAGTACGCTCGCGCGCGTTCATGCGCGAGGCCGAAGCGAGGCGATTCATCGAGGAGAACACGGCGCCGTGCGCGCCGCCGCTGCTGCCCGAGATCCGGCTCCGGCTCGCGACGGAGGTGACGCCGCTCTGGCGCGCCACGGAAGCGTTTCTCCGGATGCACGGGATCGAGCCGCCCTTCTGGGCATTCGCCTGGTCCGGCGGGCAAGCGATCGCGCGGCTCGTGCTCGATCGGCCGGAGCTCGTGCGCGGCAAGGTGGTGCTCGATCTCGCGTCGGGCTCGGGGCTTTGCGCGATCGCAGCGGCGCGCGCGGGGGCGCGGCGGGTGGTCGCGGTGGACACGGATCCGCTGGCCGCCGTGGCGATCACGAGGAACGCGGAGGACGGGGGCGTCTCCGTGGAGGCGCACGTCGAGGACATGCTGGGGGGGGCGGGTTTGCCCGCCTGGGCCGAGGGGGCGGAGGTGGTGCTGGCGGGGGACGTTTGTTACGACGCGGCGATGACACGCGTGGTGTTCCCGTGGCTCCGCGCGCGTGCGGCGGAAGGGCGGACGGTGCTGCTCGGGGATCCGGGGCGCGCGTATCTGCCGAACGAGGGGATCGAGGAGATCACGCGCTACCGGGTGCCGGTGATCGACGATGTGGAGGGGACGGCGGAGAAATGGGGCGTCGTGTACCGCGTGGCGCTTGCGGGGGGTGGGGCGTCCGTGGCTTGATGCGGCGTCGACGGAGAGTGGATGGTGCAGCTCGACAAACAGGCACTCCTGAAGGAGCTTCGTACGCGGCTCGGGGATGAGCTCGCCACGATGGCGCGGATCGCGTCGGAGGCGGCCGCGGCCGCGTCCCACGAAGAGAACAAGCCCGAAAACGACAAGGACATGCGCTCGACCGAGGCGTCCTACATCGCGCGGGGCCAGGCCGAGCGAGCGCGGGAGCTCGAACGGTCGCTCGCGCTCTTGGGTGCGATCTATGTGCGCGCGTTTGCGCCGGGGGACGGGATCGCGGCGACGGCGCTCGTGACGCTGGTGCACCGGGGAGCGAAGCTCGTCTGCTTCGTGCTGCCCGCGGCGGGCGGGCAACGCGTGAAGGTGGGCGGGACCGAGGTGCAGGTGGTGACGCCGACGAGCCCGCTCGGCGCGGCATTGATGGGTTTGTCGGAAGGGGACGAAGCAGAGGTGCCGACGCCGCAGGGGACGAAGGTCTACGAGGTGGAGAGCGTCGCTTAGGGGCGGGGAGGCGTCTCTTGCGGCACGGGCTGGTACGATTGTCCGTCGAAGTGGAGATCGACGACGATCGCATCCATTTCGCCCGCTCGTGAGATGTGCCGGATCAGGCGATAGCCGTTCGCCGTCTCGGTGTCGGTGACCTGCAGCTCGAAGGCGTATTCGGGACCCCATACGGGGAGGTATTCCCCGTTGCCGCAGCCGAGGTAGACGCCGCACATGCATTCATGCGTGCTGCCACAGGTATCGTTGTAGTAGATGATGAGGTCGGGAAAGCGGTCGCCGTTCAGCGAGCCCGCGAAATGGATCGACTTGTGCCCGAAGCCGGAATCCGGGGTGAGCGTGGTGTCGTTCTCCGTCTCGGGCACGCGCTCGATCCGCACGAGCTCGGCGACACGCGTGCACGGCTCAGGATCCCGAAGCGGCTCGGCGACGAGCGCCCCGCTGGAGGAATGCGAGGCGCGCGCCGTCGCGACGTGGACGGCCGGCATCTCCCGGGGCGGCGCTCCGCCACAAGCGACGAGGGCGAGCGCGAGGAGAAGGGAGGGACGCATGGGTAGGTGTTACTCCGCGGCGCCCTTCTTTTCGAGGTGGTCGCCGTACAGCTCGCGGAGCTTCGTCTTCAGGAACTTGCCGGTCGAGGTGCGCGGGATCTGCGCCATGAAGACGTAATCGTCCGGGAGCCAGAATTTCGCGAATTTCGCCTCGATGTGGGCATTGAGCTCCTCCTTCGTGGCGGTCTTGCCCTCCTTGAGCACGATCGCCGCGAGCGGGCGCTCGGTCCATTTCGCGTGCCGCGCCGCGAAGACGGCCGCTTCGAGCACGGCCGGGTGGCTCATGAGCGCGTTCTCCAGCGCGACCGAGCTGATCCACTCGCCGCCCGATTTGATGACGTCCTTTGATCGATCGGTGATGCGGAGATAGCCCTCGCGGTCGATCGTGACGACGTCGCCCGTCTTGAACCAGCCATCCGTGGTGAACCGATCAGGGCCCTCGCCGCCGAAATACGAGGAGGCGACCCAGGGCCCGCGCACCTCGAGCTCGCCCATGGTCTCGCCGTCCCACGGGAGGATCGTGCCGTCCTCGGCGACGTGCCGCTGCTCGACGAACGGCACGGCATACCCCTGCGATGCTTTACACCCGAGCTTGGCGGCATCGTCGAGATGGGACATCCCATGTTTGACGCGCGCGAGCGTGCCGATGGGGTTCGTCTCGGTCATTCCCCAGGCGTGGGTGACGTCGATGCCGTGCCGCGACTTGAATCCCTCGATCAGGGCCGGCGGCGCGGCCGAGCCGCCGATGACCGTGGAGCGAATCGCGGAGAGGTCCCACTTGCCGGGGTGTTGATCGAGGAGCTGGAGGATGCCGAGCCATATCGTGGGCACGCCGGCGGCGATCGTGACCTTTTCGGCGGCCATGAGGTCGAGCAGGCTGGGCGGGTCGAGGTGCGGGCCCGGGAAGACGATCTTGGAGCCGGCCATGATGGCGGCATACGGGAGGCCCCAGGCGGCGGCGTGGAACATGGGGACGACGGGCAGGACGGTGTCGGCCTCGCGGACGCCGAGGGTATCGGCGTTGCACACGATGAGCGTGTGCAGGACGGTGGAGCGATGGCTGTAGACGACGCCCTTGGGGTTTCCCGTGGTGCCCGAGGTGTAACAGATCATCGCGGCGCTGCGCTCGTCGAGCGAGGGCCAGGGGTATTCGTCCTTTTCGGGGGCGATGAGCTCCTCGTAATCGATCTCGGCGCTCGTCGGTTCGCCCTGCGCGGGGCAGTCGGGCACGACGATGACGTGGCGGACCGAGCGGACCTGGTCGGCGAACTTGCGCCAGAGCGGCAGGAGGGAGCGGTCGACGACGACGACCTTGTCCTCGGCGTGGTTGGCGATGTAGCCAAGCTCGTTCGGGTGGAGGCGGAGGTTCAAGGTGTGGACGACGGCGCCCATGGCCGGCGCGCCGAGGTAGACCTCGAGGTGGCGCTGATGATTCCACGAGAGCGTGGCGACCCGATCCCCCGGCCGAACCCCGAGGCGCGCGAGGGCGTTCGCGAGTTTGGCGGTGCGGCGGTAGAAGTCGCCGTACGTGCCGCGGACGAGGGTCTTGTCCGGGAGGCGCGAGACGATCTCGTTGCGACCGAAGAAGGTGCGCGCGCGTTCGAGGAAATGCGTGAGGGTGAGGGGAAAGTCCATCATGCGTCCGGCAAGCATCGGTCGCCTCCTCTCGAGGATGGGGAGCGGGCGGGGGGGATGGTAGCCGGGGTGTGCGCGGAAATGGAAGCTTCCCTGCACGCGTGGGGCGCAGTACCGTGGGGAGCAGGAGCAGCATCATGTGGAGCCTTGTCGTTCGTCTCTCCTTCG
Protein-coding sequences here:
- a CDS encoding sulfatase, with translation MNENQPPGASVSGPDAILLAWITAAITNAITITRSFRLPPRLLTRVLHHAFDTGHFLALGLAGAGLVGLYVRFGHTRRRTSAAVFVVLSLALGALVLPSDLATAAERHASGHAAWVETALLILAVGLLALTVPLAVLLGRLAARPYLRWVALAAAAALLSANPVLLQGDYAGARLFVAFAAAALFAAALAGAALPARLAPFVARLRPLRAPFLAIASLAAAASLVIAPRPTVALALQSPTGSLLPPFLGPLHEDAIVDDAPVPPEMAPWFADRKDAPPVPPSAPSVLPASPVVFLFSIDCLRNDLLASGKYDEKLPTLASLRRQGVYFRNGRSPGAQTVYSLSALFAGTYFSQQYWTPSTGDVHGLWPENDPTPRFPELLRARGVTTVTFAGAPWLVNRYGIVRGFSEETFVRPVGNHFTLGKHLVDAALRRLAATRGEPLFLYIHFLDAHAPYDLAGGSGPELDRYLGELALVDAEIGRVVRMIAASPLADRAAFVITSDHGEAFGEHGQYRHANSLYDELLRVPLLVQAKGLTPRVVDEPVTLVDLGPTMLDLFGVETPGTFLGQSLVPFLRGESPTLTRPILAETRMKRALVLRDGTKVTVDDRSRTLELYDLASDPGEMRSLADDPTRLLPPLSLLRRFLATHTLRREGYVTPYRR
- a CDS encoding long-chain fatty acid--CoA ligase yields the protein MLAGRMMDFPLTLTHFLERARTFFGRNEIVSRLPDKTLVRGTYGDFYRRTAKLANALARLGVRPGDRVATLSWNHQRHLEVYLGAPAMGAVVHTLNLRLHPNELGYIANHAEDKVVVVDRSLLPLWRKFADQVRSVRHVIVVPDCPAQGEPTSAEIDYEELIAPEKDEYPWPSLDERSAAMICYTSGTTGNPKGVVYSHRSTVLHTLIVCNADTLGVREADTVLPVVPMFHAAAWGLPYAAIMAGSKIVFPGPHLDPPSLLDLMAAEKVTIAAGVPTIWLGILQLLDQHPGKWDLSAIRSTVIGGSAAPPALIEGFKSRHGIDVTHAWGMTETNPIGTLARVKHGMSHLDDAAKLGCKASQGYAVPFVEQRHVAEDGTILPWDGETMGELEVRGPWVASSYFGGEGPDRFTTDGWFKTGDVVTIDREGYLRITDRSKDVIKSGGEWISSVALENALMSHPAVLEAAVFAARHAKWTERPLAAIVLKEGKTATKEELNAHIEAKFAKFWLPDDYVFMAQIPRTSTGKFLKTKLRELYGDHLEKKGAAE
- a CDS encoding lysylphosphatidylglycerol synthase transmembrane domain-containing protein; its protein translation is MSDPSPNEPTKQAAPRSLVRLAVRLVGPVLLVVVLLRMRDTRAAWDALAGASLLPLALAFALNAASYWLKIIRSDVLLSARGYDYPRKRAWLGFLSSVFVGMFTPGRVGDVLRAQYFRHDLGMPYSEGIAVVVVDRLCDLYVLVAFVAVGVARWSSVVVGDLALFTWAGVLLTTLGPLVLFVPSFAQTAMRALYKKMPGHPTGEGFDRFLLALRAQRPRHLASAVVLTLLAFGVNYLQGYLIAQSLHFDLAFYDVVGLLAVASLLGLLPISVSGLGVRELFFSEVFPALGHTADAGLIYGLVVFLVIYVGVAAMGFVGWYLAPPPFGDEPEKPRRSTA
- a CDS encoding GreA/GreB family elongation factor; protein product: MVQLDKQALLKELRTRLGDELATMARIASEAAAAASHEENKPENDKDMRSTEASYIARGQAERARELERSLALLGAIYVRAFAPGDGIAATALVTLVHRGAKLVCFVLPAAGGQRVKVGGTEVQVVTPTSPLGAALMGLSEGDEAEVPTPQGTKVYEVESVA
- a CDS encoding class I SAM-dependent methyltransferase; the protein is MREAEARRFIEENTAPCAPPLLPEIRLRLATEVTPLWRATEAFLRMHGIEPPFWAFAWSGGQAIARLVLDRPELVRGKVVLDLASGSGLCAIAAARAGARRVVAVDTDPLAAVAITRNAEDGGVSVEAHVEDMLGGAGLPAWAEGAEVVLAGDVCYDAAMTRVVFPWLRARAAEGRTVLLGDPGRAYLPNEGIEEITRYRVPVIDDVEGTAEKWGVVYRVALAGGGASVA
- a CDS encoding Uma2 family endonuclease; this encodes MNALPARKLEDDERNAPEVEAAFEAVPEGQIAEIIDGELHVQPRPRMRHSRASSVLTRSLRAFDPPEDEPPGGWFIVFEPELHLGPRPDKLVPDLAGWRRERVPEMPDVAACTITPDWVCEVLSPDNLSTDRGKKRRIYQRERVGHLWFVDPGARAVEVYRLTGEGYLLVDVYEGDVRERLEPFEAIEINLGALWRM